Proteins encoded within one genomic window of Fragaria vesca subsp. vesca linkage group LG1, FraVesHawaii_1.0, whole genome shotgun sequence:
- the LOC101310557 gene encoding uncharacterized protein LOC101310557, producing MENSIASDLELAETKQSNLKRAYESLNAQASSFMALGLQWKDVEDHLAETRAKIQTRFNELQAREAQIADQVRKLESLEEDKAKTVREVERGKNNLRSIEILIAENSEELCVKERRFEEVERLVREKERSLRERSEELRFVERGIEERAREVVVKEKEVKRVRRVLDECCCDVKRRKRECVLRNEEVKSAERTIEKCNKELSVKWEEMEAIQRSMVAYSERIRVKERVIKEMEMKVEEFEVHKKAMEEWCGGLEVKKKGFEGWVEKVEKREREFELRVEEIDLIGKRVNECVNEAQLKLERDFRSLEELRQENVKHFELLEKSVQEHVHELEMKERRLEEKEKELELKQKQLDSVTKAFGEKMMSKEKVSVIHPSVKVQPLLHDPANIVALSSTASNARGLQLIVSEHLKRTDLMSREMSVILQASTDPAGLVLDAMQGFYPTNSTVDNRELDSNLRVIRRSCIVWLQELQRFSPRINAQVREKAMKLAAEWKAKLTMTTESRLEVLGFLRLVTTYGLTSMYDAKELHSLLSIVAQPGQATDLFQALDVSDKAYACSTISFPFRIEEPECSVAKCAAPSSSPNLQLHTTREENYFQGFIVERLSENNSVQEKMLATLQVSSDPAQIVLEMMQSSFGQFWREGGFCSEVNVMKGYIYLLETLMRVSKHIGSCVKEDAKKLAVQWKARMKADSGNSLEILLFLQFIATYELLSTINGGDIVNLLGVIFRHRQALELCQAVGFADKIPGFIQSLIERKQLIDAVRCICIFKLTGKFPAVQLLKDHVHEAKNFASEICRNKLSFGETEKVVDGLIGDLRAVHQCIKKYNLLTEYPFADIEVQIVQLGRLKEHCRSLAPSLASTVDQQDQRKRKRPSTSTSAPFFQPQRQLEQSNHQTAISTAVPYALPISTSRYSESSSSSGSYVKYGLRGQFGMAANDHANGANSEGGLMLSLKGQYLSNSRNPLPVHSADHHHSVVILE from the exons ATGGAGAACAGCATAGCCTCAGATTTAGAGCTTGCAGAGACGAAGCAGAGCAATCTGAAGAGAGCTTACGAGAGCTTAAACGCCCAAGCTTCCTCCTTTATGGCCCTAGGTCTCCAGTGGAAGGACGTCGAGGACCACCTGGCCGAAACCCGGGCCAAAATCCAGACCCGGTTCAACGAGCTCCAGGCCCGCGAGGCCCAAATCGCCGACCAGGTCAGAAAGCTGGAGTCTTTGGAGGAGGACAAGGCCAAGACGGTGAGGGAGGTGGAGCGCGGTAAGAATAACTTGCGGTCTATCGAAATCCTGATTGCGGAAAACTCTGAAGAGCTTTGTGTGAAGGAGAGGCGGTTTGAGGAGGTTGAGAGGTTGGTGAGAGAAAAGGAGAGGAGTTTGAGGGAGCGGAGCGAGGAGCTGAGGTTTGTGGAGAGAGGGATCGAGGAGAGGGCTAGGGAGGTTGTGGTTAAGGAGAAGGAAGTGAAAAGGGTGAGACGAGTGTTGGATGAGTGCTGTTGTGATGTGAAGAGGAGGAAGAGGGAGTGTGTGTTGAGAAATGAGGAGGTTAAGTCTGCGGAGAGGACGATTGAGAAGTGTAATAAGGAGTTGAGTGTGAAGTGGGAGGAAATGGAGGCGATTCAGAGGTCGATGGTGGCGTATTCGGAGAGGATTAGGGTGAAAGAGAGAGTTATTAAGGAGATGGAGATGAAGGTGGAGGAGTTTGAAGTGCATAAGAAGGCAATGGAGGAGTGGTGTGGTGGTCTTGAGGTGAAGAAGAAGGGGTTTGAAGGGTGGGTGGAGAAGGTTGAGAAGAGGGAGAGGGAATTTGAGTTGAGAGTTGAGGAGATTGATTTGATTGGGAAGAGGGTCAATGAGTGTGTGAATGAGGCTCAGTTGAAATTGGAGAGGGATTTTCGTTCACTCGAGGAATTGAGACAGGAGAATGTGAAGCATTTTGAGTTGCTTGAGAAATCGGTACAAGAGCATGTTCATGAGCTTGAGATGAAAGAGAGGAGGCTTGAAGAAAAGGAGAAAGAGCTTGAATTGAAACAAAAACAATTGGATTCTGTTACAAAAGCTTTTGGGGAAAAAATGATGTCAAAGGAGAAAGTTAGTGTTATTCATCCTTCAGTGAAAGTTCAACCATTGTTACATGACCCTGCAAACATTGTTGCCCTATCTTCAACAGCAAGTAATGCTAGAGGCTTGCAGTTGATAGTGAGTGAGCATTTGAAGAGAACTGATTTAATGAGTAGAGAAATGTCGGTTATTCTTCAAGCCTCAACAGACCCAGCAGGATTGGTTTTGGATGCAATGCAGGGATTTTACCCTACAAATTCAACTGTGGACAACAGGGAGCTAGATTCGAATTTAAGAGTTATTAGAAGGAGTTGTATTGTATGGCTACAGGAGTTACAGAGATTCTCGCCTCGAATTAATGCTCAGGTCAGGGAAAAGGCAATGAAGTTAGCAGCTGAGTGGAAAGCTAAGCTGACAATGACTACTGAGAGCAGGTTGGAGGTCTTGGGGTTCTTACGGCTTGTTACTACGTATGGATTGACCTCCATGTATGATGCTAAGGAGCTTCACAGTCTTCTTTCTATAGTTGCTCAGCCTGGACAAGCAACTGATTTATTCCAGGCCCTTGATGTCTCAGATAAGGCATATG CATGCAGCACAATTTCTTTCCCATTTAGAATTGAGGAACCGGAATGTTCAGTGGCCAAATGTGCAGCTCCCTCTTCATCTCCAAATCTTCAACTACATACAACCAGAGAAGAAAACTATTTCCAGGGGTTTATAGTTGAGCGTTTGAGTGAGAATAATTCAGTACAGGAAAAAATGCTAGCCACTCTTCAAGTGTCATCAGACCCAGCACAAATTGTGTTGGAAATGATGCAGAGCTCTTTTGGTCAGTTTTGGAGAGAAGGAGGTTTTTGTTCAGAAGTAAATGTCATGAAGGGTTACATTTACCTATTGGAGACACTGATGAGAGTGTCAAAGCACATTGGATCTTGTGTGAAAGAAGATGCAAAAAAGCTGGCAGTGCAGTGGAAAGCTAGAATGAAAGCCGATTCTGGCAACTCGTTGGAGATTTTACTATTTTTGCAGTTTATAGCTACATATGAATTGCTCTCTACCATAAATGGAGGTGACATTGTCAATCTTCTTGGGGTGATTTTCCGGCACAGACAGGCTCTAGAACTATGTCAAGCTGTTGGTTTTGCAGATAAGATTCCTG GTTTTATTCAGAGTCTTATTGAGAGGAAGCAACTAATTGATGCTGTTAGATGCATTTGCATCTTCAAGTTAACCGGCAAGTTCCCTGCCGTACAACTATTAAAAGATCATGTGCATGAGGCAAAAAACTTTGCTAGTGAAATTTGCAGGAATAAATTGTCATTTGGTGAAACG GAGAAGGTTGTAGATGGTCTAATAGGTGATCTAAGAGCTGTCCATCAATGCATTAAAAAATATAATCTTCTGACCGAATATCCATTTGCAGACATTGAAGTACAAATAGTTCAGCTGGGAAGACTGAAGGAGCATTGCAGAAGTTTGGCACCATCTCTGGCCTCCACAGTTGATCAACAAGATCAGAGAAAAAGGAAGAGGCCAAGCACCAGCACATCTGCTCCCTTTTTTCAACCACAACGACAGCTTGAACAAAGTAATCATCAGACAGCTATATCCACTGCTGTACCCTATGCATTGCCGATTTCCACGTCAAGATATTCAGAGTCAAGTTCGTCATCTGGGTCGTATGTAAAGTATGGACTCCGTGGGCAGTTTGGTATGGCGGCCAATGACCATGCAAATGGTGCTAATTCTGAAGGTGGCTTGATGCTAAGTTTGAAAGGCCAATATCTATCAAATTCCAGAAATCCACTCCCAGTGCACAGCGCTGATCATCACCATTCTGTAGTCATCCTCGAATGA
- the LOC101310840 gene encoding uncharacterized protein LOC101310840, producing MEKIASDLQESESKQRSLGKALETLQSQASSALMLSLQWKDLEDHFESTRAEIQTRFEELKTREAEKVKELEKVEELIDQGKKHLGCVELLIEKKGHEVEEKERLKKVKFEEREVEMVERVLEKCCEEIEAKKRELGVVLGEIEEKRKELGLEEEKFRVVRSGVEECEKEMRVKEKKLSLAKKSIEECAKVLDEKEKIVREMDERVEGKKSIDEWKCRLEAKESELEGWAVGLALKEKQVKSKWKELSMIEKRVLKSLSEVQMKEKDLDEQKKLIEEGRKHLDSLSNKLQMREWKLRNQAKDLKLDKQECEKSTKEYTEGQKSKEEPNVLHSESEVTWDGRGLQLFMNEQLKIIDLTGTKMSAVLQGSSDPAKLVLDAMQGFHCSNTNMNSRDTDFDLEITRRSCIVLLEELKRISAPISPPVKEEAKKLATEWKCNLATENRLEILGFLQLVTTYELTSLYDAKELQSLLALIAQPKQATESQPLGISDEANEISINPPSVKDEEQESSLAKTVTSPNFQPSATVHARKSPGFLTEQMVWKHSIQNKIFVALESSPNSDPAKLLLDLMQVSFVGYWTKGDAGFEANAMKSFISLLETIRRVQPHVGPQLKENATELTVQWKTRLRADAENSLEILGFLLFIATYELLSTLTTDEIAKLLAMISQHTHALELCQTLGFADMFPHFPDFILELVQSKQLVEAVKLICTFKLTDKFPPAPLLHQYVEDSWNRLSENCRTKISLDEKEKVVDCQIADLRAVIQCISKYNLESEFQSALIEVQIDELKKLKENWRLSAQSITPQVELQEQSIGKKRSCPTTPTPMFQPQQQPEYNAQLTAISVARPPPYPSPTCIPSYPQSHSIPLLQTNFGIPGQFVMPVNGHPFATSYGGPFMPTIKRPCMMNPGYQAPAPAPAPALAPTPVQMHSANYSVPFQFPHPNMKQFTGSR from the exons ATGGAGAAGATAGCCTCCGATTTGCAGGAGTCAGAATCGAAGCAGAGGAGCCTTGGCAAAGCACTGGAGACGTTGCAGTCTCAAGCTTCGTCTGCTTTGATGCTTTCTCTACAGTGGAAGGATTTAGAGGACCATTTTGAGTCGACCCGGGCCGAAATCCAGACCCGGTTCGAGGAGCTGAAGACCCGGGAGGCTGAGAAGGTGAAAGAGTTGGAGAAGGTGGAGGAGTTGATTGATCAAGGTAAGAAGCATTTGGGTTGTGTTGAGTTGTTGATTGAGAAAAAGGGTCATGAGGTTGAGGAGAAAGAGAGATTG AAGAAGGTGAAATTTGAGGAGAGGGAGGTGGAGATGGTGGAGAGGGTGTTGGAGAAGTGTTGTGAGGAAATCGAGGCGAAAAAGAGGGAGTTGGGTGTGGTTTTGGGGGAGATTGAGGAGAAGAGGAAGGAGTTGGGTTTGGAAGAAGAGAAATTTAGGGTGGTGAGGAGTGGGGTTGAGGAGTGTGAGAAGGAAATGAGGGTGAAAGAGAAGAAACTAAGTTTGGCGAAGAAATCGATAGAAGAATGTGCAAAGGTGTTGGATGAGAAGGAGAAGATTGTTAGGGAGATGGATGAGAGAGTGGAGGGTAAGAAATCGATAGATGAATGGAAATGTAGGCTTGAGGCAAAAGAAAGTGAGCTAGAGGGATGGGCAGTGGGGCTTGCATTGAAGGAGAAGCAAGTTAAATCGAAATGGAAGGAACTTAGTATGATTGAAAAGAGGGTCTTGAAGAGTCTTAGTGAGGTTCAGATGAAAGAAAAGGATCTTGATGAGCAGAAGAAATTGATAGAAGAAGGCAGAAAGCATTTGGATTCACTCTCCAATAAGCTACAAATGAGAGAGTGGAAACTTCGGAATCAAGCAAAAGACCTTAAATTGGATAAACAAGAATGTGAAAAATCTACTAAAGAATACACAGAGGGTCAGAAATCGAAAGAGGAGCCTAATGTCCTCCATTCTGAATCTGAAGTAACTTGGGATGGTAGAGGCTTGCAGTTATTTATGAATGAGCAGCTGAAGATAATAGATTTAACGGGTACCAAAATGTCAGCTGTCCTGCAAGGTTCATCAGACCCGGCTAAACTAGTGTTGGATGCAATGCAAGGATTTCATTGCTCAAATACAAATATGAACAGCAGGGACACTGATTTTGATTTAGAAATTACTAGAAGGAGTTGTATTGTTTTACTGGAGGAGCTAAAGAGAATATCAGCACCAATCAGTCCTCCAGTTAAAGAAGAAGCCAAGAAGTTGGCTACTGAATGGAAGTGTAATTTGGCCACTGAGAATAGGTTGGAGATTTTGGGGTTTTTGCAGCTTGTTACTACTTATGAGTTGACATCTCTATATGATGCAAAGGAACTTCAAAGTCTTTTAGCTTTAATTGCTCAGCCCAAACAAGCAACTGAGAGCCAGCCCCTTGGTATCTCTGATGAGGCAAATG AAATCAGTATCAATCCTCCTTCTGTCAAAGATGAGGAACAAGAATCTTCACTGGCCAAAACAGTAACTTCTCCAAATTTTCAACCAAGTGCCACCGTACATGCAAGGAAATCTCCAGGGTTCCTAACTGAGCAAATGGTTTGGAAACATTCAATACAGAACAAAATTTTTGTTGCTCTTGAAAGTTCACCAAATTCAGACCCAGCAAAACTTTTGTTGGATTTGATGCAAGTATCCTTTGTTGGATACTGGACGAAAGGAGATGCTGGTTTTGAAGCAAATGCCATGAAGAGCTTCATTTCCCTATTAGAGACTATAAGAAGAGTCCAACCGCATGTTGGACCTCAGTTGAAAGAGAATGCAACGGAGTTAACTGTCCAATGGAAAACAAGACTGAGAGCTGATGCTGAAAACTCCTTGGAGATTTTGGGCTTTTTGCTGTTTATAGCTACATATGAATTACTTTCAACACTCACTACAGATGAGATTGCAAAGCTTCTTGCGATGATTTCTCAGCATACACATGCTCTAGAACTATGTCAGACACTTGGTTTTGCAGATATGTTCCCTCACTTCCCTG ATTTTATTCTCGAGCTTGTTCAAAGCAAACAACTAGTTGAGGCTGTTAAATTAATTTGCACCTTCAAATTAACTGATAAATTCCCCCCAGCACCACTATTACATCAATATGTGGAGGATTCATGGAATCGTTTGAGTGAAAATTGCAGGACAAAGATATCACTTGATGAAAAG GAAAAGGTTGTAGATTGCCAAATAGCTGATCTAAGAGCAGTGATCCAATGCATCAGCAAATACAATCTTGAATCTGAATTCCAATCTGCACTTATTGAAGTACAAATAGACGAGCTGAAAAAACTTAAGGAGAATTGGAGACTCTCGGCACAATCTATTACCCCCCAGGTTGAACTACAAGAGCAGAGTATAGGGAAGAAGCGGAGTTGTCCTACCACTCCTACACCCATGTTTCAACCACAACAACAGCCTGAATATAATGCTCAGCTGACAGCCATATCAGTTGCTAGACCGCCACCCTATCCATCGCCTACTTGTATCCCAAGCTATCCACAGTCACATTCGATACCTCTGCTGCAAACTAATTTTGGAATTCCCGGGCAGTTTGTTATGCCTGTCAATGGCCACCCATTTGCCACGAGTTATGGAGGCCCGTTCATGCCAACTATTAAGCGCCCATGTATGATGAATCCTGGATACCAAGCCCCAGCCCCAGCCCCAGCTCCTGCCCTGGCTCCAACCCCAGTCCAAATGCATAGTGCTAATTACAGTGTACCATTCCAATTTCCTCACCCTAATATGAAGCAGTTCACAGGGAGTAGGTAG